In Vigna angularis cultivar LongXiaoDou No.4 chromosome 8, ASM1680809v1, whole genome shotgun sequence, one DNA window encodes the following:
- the LOC128193706 gene encoding uncharacterized protein LOC128193706, giving the protein MCDILWQDSENFVDDGIQIEPFNLDKEREEGYFHAAANFVEYVRENEIKDAWLDNIEFDPKYSALKSVPTNDVDEGMPDLSSKDIAIMKRRIANVLEPGETAIIGFLCGQGVVEFLAKEGYEKLARAKEGPSNQHLASGEASSTGEGDYDMFADEDDNSKPSTDENNTVSQSSSDAILCGGIKCCNI; this is encoded by the exons ATGTGTGATATCTTGTGGCAGGATAGCGAGAATTTTGTCGATGACGGGATTCAGATTGAGCCTTTCAACCTAgataaagaaagggaagaaggtTATTTTCATGCAGCAGCCAATTTTGTTGAATATGTAAGAGAGAATGAGATTAAG GATGCATGGCTTGATAATATTGAATTTGATCCAAAATATTCTGCATTAAAATCTGTACCAACTAATGATGTGGATGAGGGCATGCCTGACCTTTCTTCTAAAGATATTGCCATCATGAAGAGGCGGATTGCAAATGTTCTTGAACCTGGGGAAACG GCAATCATTGGTTTTTTATGTGGCCAAGGAGTTGTGGAATTTCTTGCTAAGG AAGGATATGAGAAGTTAGCCCGGGCAAAAGAAGGcccatcaaatcaacatttggCTAGTGGAGAAGCCTCTAGCACTGGTGAAGGTGATTATGATATGTTTGCTGACGAGGATGATAACAGTAAGCCATCTACAGATGAAAATAATACAGTTAGTCAATCTTCATCGGACGCCATATTGTGTGGAGGAATTAAGTGTTGCAACATTTAA